A section of the Mycolicibacterium anyangense genome encodes:
- a CDS encoding GAP family protein encodes MTSSLGPELAELIPLALVITLSPLSIIPGILMLHTPAPRPTSLAFLIGWIVSIGGLTAGFVAISNALGGLNKQPTWAPYVRIVIGAGLIAFGLYRWFTRNRSDHTPAWLTSMTTIKPPRAFVTAIVLAVVNPKVLFMCAAAGLAIGSAGLGATGAWTADVVFTAVAASSVALPVLAYLVAGERLDEPLTRLKTWMEEKHAVLVAAILVVIGVMVLYKGIHGL; translated from the coding sequence GTGACGAGCAGTCTGGGCCCAGAGCTGGCCGAACTCATTCCGCTGGCACTGGTCATCACCCTCTCGCCGCTGTCGATCATCCCGGGCATCCTGATGCTGCACACCCCTGCCCCGCGGCCGACCAGCCTGGCCTTCCTGATCGGCTGGATCGTGAGCATCGGCGGCTTGACGGCCGGATTCGTGGCGATCTCGAATGCTCTCGGCGGGCTCAACAAGCAGCCGACCTGGGCTCCGTATGTGCGCATCGTGATCGGCGCCGGGCTCATCGCGTTCGGGTTGTACCGCTGGTTCACCCGTAACCGTTCCGATCACACACCGGCGTGGCTGACATCGATGACGACCATCAAGCCACCCCGCGCCTTCGTCACCGCGATCGTGCTCGCGGTGGTCAATCCCAAGGTTCTGTTCATGTGCGCCGCAGCCGGTTTGGCCATCGGGTCGGCCGGGCTGGGCGCCACCGGGGCCTGGACCGCCGACGTGGTGTTCACCGCCGTGGCCGCCTCGTCGGTTGCGCTTCCGGTGCTGGCCTATCTGGTTGCCGGCGAGCGGCTGGATGAGCCGCTGACCCGGTTGAAGACCTGGATGGAGGAGAAGCACGCCGTCCTGGTGGCGGCCATCCTCGTCGTCATCGGGGTGATGGTGTTGTACAAGGGCATTCACGGGCTGTAG
- a CDS encoding heat shock protein transcriptional repressor HspR has protein sequence MSASEESRTFLISVAAELAGMHAQTLRTYDRLGLVSPQRSSGGGRRYSERDVELLREVQRLSQDEGVNLAGIKRIIELTNQVEALQSRMQEMARELETLRANQRRDLAVVPKSTALVVWKPRR, from the coding sequence ATGAGCGCATCGGAGGAGTCGCGCACATTTCTGATCTCGGTGGCCGCCGAGCTGGCCGGTATGCATGCGCAGACGCTGCGCACCTACGACCGGCTCGGCCTGGTCAGCCCCCAGCGCAGTTCCGGTGGCGGCCGCCGCTATTCGGAACGCGATGTTGAGCTGCTGCGCGAGGTGCAGCGGCTGTCCCAGGACGAGGGCGTCAACCTCGCCGGGATCAAGCGGATCATCGAACTGACCAACCAAGTCGAGGCCCTGCAGTCGCGGATGCAGGAGATGGCCCGTGAGCTGGAGACGTTGCGTGCCAACCAACGTCGTGATCTGGCGGTGGTGCCCAAGAGCACCGCGCTGGTGGTCTGGAAGCCCCGGCGGTAG
- a CDS encoding amidohydrolase family protein, with amino-acid sequence MPTHVHYGHIFHLAGSPRITEAVDALVSIPDGALVVGEDGTILFVGERSQLPDLYASARAHDHTGGYLLPGFVDTHIHFPQTYAGASYGGGQLLEWLTQCIFPSEAEFADPEFAADAALEFTRRRIAAGTTAAMVFGSAFPHAQDALFRTTLKAGLRIVSGRGIQTRGPDSAQPLITSEGDAIRLTRAEIEQWHAADTGDVSTALLHVAIVPRFSLAVTPETLRNLGELYDEFRDRGVYVHSHLNENDRPATGEVDTTKQDFHVNTYLDTYDGKFLPGSAVGGKSLLGRRTILAHCVHCQDVELARMAETGTSISHCPVSQLFLGSGTMPWKRTVASGVNISAGTDFGGGDEWLIPRVVGDAFKQHISEAGDDGVSIHPAEMLFLATLGGARALDMEDRFGNFDLGKEADFVVVQPAGALKGLLRNALRSQEAELAREQTLFALLMGIRESSVAEVYVQGNRVGI; translated from the coding sequence ATGCCGACACACGTCCACTACGGTCACATCTTCCACCTGGCGGGGAGCCCCAGGATCACCGAAGCCGTCGACGCATTGGTGTCCATCCCCGACGGTGCGCTGGTCGTGGGTGAGGACGGCACGATTCTGTTCGTCGGTGAGCGGTCGCAACTACCGGACCTCTACGCGTCGGCCAGGGCGCACGACCACACGGGCGGCTACCTGCTACCGGGGTTCGTCGACACTCACATCCACTTTCCCCAGACCTATGCCGGTGCCTCCTACGGTGGTGGGCAGCTGTTGGAATGGCTGACGCAGTGCATCTTTCCCTCCGAGGCGGAGTTCGCCGATCCGGAGTTCGCGGCCGACGCCGCCCTGGAGTTCACCAGGCGGCGGATCGCCGCGGGCACCACTGCCGCGATGGTGTTCGGATCCGCGTTTCCGCATGCTCAGGACGCACTCTTCCGCACCACCCTCAAAGCGGGACTGCGGATCGTCTCCGGGCGTGGCATCCAAACCCGCGGGCCAGACAGTGCCCAGCCGCTGATCACCTCCGAAGGCGATGCCATTCGGCTGACCCGGGCTGAGATCGAACAGTGGCACGCCGCCGATACCGGAGACGTCAGTACCGCGTTGCTCCACGTCGCGATCGTGCCGCGGTTCTCGCTGGCAGTGACCCCGGAGACCCTGAGGAATCTCGGTGAGCTCTACGACGAGTTCCGCGACCGCGGGGTCTACGTGCACAGCCATCTCAATGAGAACGACCGCCCCGCAACCGGCGAGGTCGACACGACAAAGCAGGACTTCCACGTCAATACGTACCTCGACACCTACGACGGGAAGTTCTTGCCGGGTTCGGCGGTCGGCGGCAAGAGCCTGCTCGGCCGGCGGACGATCCTCGCGCACTGTGTGCACTGCCAGGATGTCGAATTGGCGCGGATGGCCGAAACCGGTACCTCGATCTCGCATTGCCCGGTCTCGCAGCTGTTCCTCGGCTCGGGGACCATGCCATGGAAGCGCACCGTCGCCTCCGGTGTGAACATCTCTGCGGGAACCGATTTCGGAGGCGGTGACGAATGGTTGATCCCCCGTGTCGTGGGTGATGCGTTCAAACAACACATCAGTGAGGCCGGCGACGATGGGGTGTCGATACACCCGGCGGAGATGTTGTTCCTCGCCACCCTGGGTGGTGCCCGGGCGCTCGATATGGAAGACCGATTCGGCAACTTCGACCTTGGTAAGGAAGCCGATTTCGTGGTCGTGCAACCGGCGGGTGCACTCAAGGGATTGCTGCGTAACGCCCTGCGGTCGCAGGAGGCCGAACTTGCTCGCGAGCAGACTCTGTTCGCACTGCTGATGGGTATTCGGGAATCCTCGGTGGCCGAGGTGTACGTGCAGGGCAACCGCGTAGGTATCTAG
- a CDS encoding CbtB domain-containing protein yields the protein MSSTTGQSAVQHGATLDLPDSTTTGIALQLTVTTLLALIAFYFIGFDQGAVSVFGSDTHVHEFVHDARHLLGFPCH from the coding sequence ATGTCTTCGACCACCGGACAGTCCGCCGTGCAGCACGGCGCGACACTCGACCTGCCCGATTCCACCACCACCGGCATCGCCCTGCAGTTGACGGTGACCACCCTTCTGGCATTGATCGCCTTCTACTTCATCGGCTTCGACCAAGGCGCGGTATCGGTGTTCGGCTCCGACACCCACGTCCACGAGTTCGTCCACGACGCCCGGCATCTGCTCGGCTTCCCCTGCCACTGA
- the dnaJ gene encoding molecular chaperone DnaJ, with the protein MVQREWVEKDFYKVLGVSSDADDAEIKRVAKKLLAENHPDRNPDNPQAEERYKEVGEARDVLTDPAKRKEYDETRRLFAGGGGFGRRFNGGGGGGAGGGFGGFSGDGAEFNLNDLFGQAGQDGGANIGDLFGGLFGRGAQPRPSRPRRGKDLETETDLDFLEATKGVAMPLRLTSPAPCTNCHGSGARPGTSPKVCATCNGSGVINRNQGAFGFSEPCTDCRGSGSIIEHPCDECRGTGVATRTRTINVRIPPGVEDGQRIRLAGQGEAGLRGAPSGDLYVTVHVRPDKVFGRDGDDLTVTVPVSFTELALGTTLSVPTLEGKVGVRVPKGTADGRILRVRGRGVPKRSGGHGDLLVTVKVAVPPNVEGEALEALEAYAAAEKASGFDPRAGWAGNRA; encoded by the coding sequence ATGGTTCAACGCGAATGGGTTGAAAAGGACTTTTACAAGGTGCTCGGCGTCTCCTCTGATGCCGACGACGCGGAGATCAAGCGGGTCGCCAAGAAGCTGCTCGCCGAGAATCACCCCGATCGCAACCCCGACAACCCGCAGGCCGAAGAGCGCTACAAGGAGGTCGGTGAGGCCCGCGATGTGCTGACCGACCCGGCCAAGCGCAAGGAGTACGACGAGACCCGCCGGCTGTTCGCCGGTGGGGGTGGCTTCGGCCGCCGTTTCAACGGCGGTGGTGGCGGCGGCGCGGGTGGCGGCTTCGGTGGCTTCAGTGGCGACGGCGCAGAGTTCAATCTCAACGATCTGTTCGGCCAAGCCGGACAGGACGGTGGCGCCAACATCGGCGACCTGTTCGGCGGATTGTTCGGCCGCGGCGCCCAGCCCCGGCCAAGTAGGCCCCGGCGCGGCAAGGATCTCGAGACAGAAACCGATCTCGACTTCCTGGAGGCGACCAAGGGTGTCGCCATGCCGCTGCGGCTGACCAGCCCGGCGCCGTGCACCAATTGCCATGGCAGCGGTGCACGTCCGGGCACCAGCCCCAAAGTCTGCGCCACCTGCAACGGCTCAGGGGTGATCAACCGCAACCAGGGTGCGTTCGGGTTCTCCGAACCGTGCACCGACTGCCGCGGCAGTGGCTCGATCATCGAGCATCCGTGCGACGAATGCCGGGGAACCGGCGTCGCCACCCGCACCCGCACCATCAACGTGCGGATCCCCCCGGGCGTCGAGGACGGTCAGCGTATCCGGCTGGCCGGCCAGGGCGAGGCCGGGTTGCGCGGGGCACCCTCGGGTGACCTGTACGTCACCGTGCACGTCCGCCCCGACAAGGTCTTCGGCCGTGACGGCGACGACCTGACCGTGACCGTCCCGGTGAGTTTCACCGAACTCGCTTTGGGCACAACCCTTTCGGTGCCCACGCTGGAGGGCAAGGTCGGCGTCCGGGTGCCCAAGGGCACGGCCGACGGACGCATCCTGCGGGTGCGCGGCCGTGGTGTCCCCAAGCGCAGCGGCGGGCATGGTGACCTGCTGGTCACCGTCAAGGTCGCGGTGCCGCCGAACGTGGAGGGCGAGGCGCTGGAAGCGCTCGAGGCCTACGCGGCGGCGGAGAAGGCCAGCGGGTTCGACCCGCGAGCCGGATGGGCAGGTAATCGGGCATGA
- a CDS encoding 3-oxoacyl-ACP reductase family protein translates to MSTAALAGRRALVTGGSRGIGAAIVRRLAADGAAVAFTYANSASVAEQLVADVAASGGTAVAIRADAADPAQVTAAVERTVTELGGLDVLVNNAGVAEIAPIEDITAQQFDTMVAINIGGVFWAARAAVAHLGEGGRIINIGSVNADRVPGPGLSVYAMTKGAVASFTRGLARELGPRGITVNNVQPGPVDTDMNPDQGEFADSLRKIIPLGRYGHTSDIAAMVSFLAGPESGFMTGSHVTVDGGFVV, encoded by the coding sequence GTGAGCACAGCAGCATTAGCCGGGCGGCGAGCGCTGGTAACCGGTGGATCGCGCGGTATCGGTGCGGCGATCGTCCGACGACTGGCCGCTGACGGCGCTGCGGTGGCGTTCACTTATGCCAACTCGGCGTCGGTGGCCGAACAACTGGTTGCCGACGTGGCGGCGAGCGGTGGCACGGCGGTGGCGATCCGGGCCGACGCCGCTGATCCGGCCCAGGTGACGGCCGCCGTGGAGCGGACCGTCACCGAACTAGGCGGGCTGGATGTGCTGGTGAACAACGCCGGCGTCGCCGAGATAGCCCCCATCGAGGACATCACGGCCCAGCAGTTCGACACCATGGTCGCGATCAACATCGGTGGCGTGTTCTGGGCGGCGCGCGCCGCGGTCGCGCACCTGGGCGAAGGTGGCCGGATCATCAACATCGGCAGCGTGAACGCCGACCGGGTGCCCGGTCCGGGGCTGTCGGTATATGCGATGACGAAAGGCGCGGTGGCGTCGTTCACGCGTGGCCTGGCCCGCGAGCTCGGGCCCCGCGGGATCACCGTCAACAACGTGCAGCCGGGGCCCGTCGACACCGACATGAATCCCGACCAGGGCGAATTCGCCGACAGTCTTCGGAAGATCATTCCGCTGGGGCGATACGGTCACACCAGCGACATCGCCGCCATGGTGAGTTTCCTGGCTGGCCCGGAATCCGGGTTCATGACCGGCTCCCACGTCACCGTCGACGGTGGATTCGTCGTCTAG
- a CDS encoding CbtA family protein, whose amino-acid sequence MNKIIGLGLTAGLAGGIAAFGFARVLVSPLVDQAIGHEEAHAHGDEHEVFSRALQENVGAGVGTVMFAVVLGALFAVAVATLSMYRTRHGIRTDLRWTVSGLAATGFVAVNLVPAIRFPANPPGIGMADTIGARTTAYLVLLVTSVGLAIVAVALAARLSQRLGTWAAVAVTGWGYLIGVTLVALLLPHFDEVSDHFPAALLADFRLFSLLTQALMWLVLCTVFAALLPRVLTPRTVDAHR is encoded by the coding sequence ATGAACAAGATCATCGGCCTCGGCCTGACCGCCGGCCTGGCGGGCGGGATCGCCGCGTTCGGCTTCGCGCGCGTCCTGGTCTCACCGCTCGTCGATCAGGCGATCGGCCACGAAGAGGCCCACGCACACGGCGACGAGCACGAGGTCTTCAGCCGCGCCCTGCAGGAGAACGTCGGCGCCGGCGTCGGCACGGTCATGTTCGCCGTCGTACTCGGCGCCCTGTTCGCAGTCGCGGTGGCGACCTTGTCGATGTACCGGACCCGGCACGGAATCCGTACCGACCTCCGCTGGACCGTCAGCGGTCTGGCGGCGACGGGGTTCGTCGCGGTCAACCTGGTCCCGGCGATCCGCTTTCCGGCCAACCCGCCCGGTATTGGCATGGCCGACACCATCGGCGCCCGCACCACCGCCTATCTAGTGCTGCTGGTGACCTCGGTGGGGCTGGCGATCGTCGCCGTCGCGCTGGCCGCCCGGCTGAGCCAACGGCTGGGCACCTGGGCGGCGGTCGCGGTCACCGGCTGGGGGTATCTGATCGGCGTCACCCTGGTCGCTCTGTTGCTACCCCACTTTGACGAGGTGTCCGACCACTTCCCCGCCGCCCTGCTCGCCGACTTCCGGCTCTTCTCGCTGCTGACCCAGGCACTGATGTGGCTGGTGCTCTGCACTGTGTTCGCTGCCCTGCTGCCCCGCGTGCTCACCCCGAGGACGGTCGATGCGCATCGTTGA
- a CDS encoding acetamidase/formamidase family protein: MRIVEFIPTSDQYVWTFGGAEPVLEVSPGTAMRLWTEDAFAGRVTSSADKPSRVLNTKELNPQTGPFYVTGAEVGDTLALHFVSIEPARDWAASTTIPLFGALTGTDRTATLQPPLPELAWIYQVDRARGTATFSAHESDFTLDIPLAPMMGTVGVAPALREVRTTLVPDYFGGNMDTPELRAGTTVYLGVNVDGALFSVGDGHYRQGEGETCGTALEGAMDVTLVVDLIKGGAPAWPRFEHDDALLTVGSARPLEDAWRCSQVEMVRWLQELYGLSTIDAYQLCSQLCLSPLANVVDVNYSAVTKISKALLPPAEAYGGTHRKLRAAGAQLA, encoded by the coding sequence ATGCGCATCGTTGAGTTCATTCCTACCTCCGACCAGTACGTCTGGACATTCGGCGGCGCCGAACCGGTGCTGGAGGTCTCGCCAGGAACCGCGATGCGGCTGTGGACCGAGGATGCGTTCGCCGGACGGGTCACCTCCAGCGCCGACAAACCCAGCCGGGTCCTCAACACCAAGGAGCTCAACCCGCAGACCGGGCCGTTCTATGTCACCGGGGCCGAGGTCGGTGACACCCTGGCGCTGCACTTCGTCTCCATCGAGCCGGCCAGGGACTGGGCCGCCTCGACCACCATCCCGCTGTTCGGCGCACTCACCGGCACCGACCGGACCGCAACCCTGCAACCACCGCTTCCCGAGCTGGCCTGGATCTACCAGGTCGACCGGGCACGAGGCACCGCCACCTTCAGCGCCCACGAGAGCGACTTCACCCTCGACATCCCGCTGGCTCCGATGATGGGCACGGTCGGGGTCGCACCCGCGCTGCGGGAAGTCCGCACCACCCTGGTCCCGGACTACTTCGGCGGAAACATGGACACCCCCGAGCTGCGAGCCGGCACGACCGTCTACCTCGGCGTGAACGTCGATGGGGCGCTGTTCTCGGTCGGCGACGGTCACTACCGCCAGGGCGAGGGAGAAACCTGCGGCACCGCACTCGAAGGGGCGATGGACGTCACCCTGGTGGTCGACCTGATCAAGGGCGGCGCGCCGGCGTGGCCACGTTTCGAGCACGACGACGCCCTGCTCACGGTGGGCTCGGCGCGTCCACTCGAGGACGCCTGGCGCTGCAGCCAGGTCGAGATGGTCCGCTGGCTCCAGGAGCTGTACGGATTGAGCACGATCGACGCCTACCAGCTGTGCAGTCAGCTATGCCTGTCACCGCTGGCCAACGTGGTCGACGTGAACTACAGCGCGGTGACGAAGATCAGCAAGGCACTGCTGCCGCCCGCCGAGGCCTACGGCGGTACGCACCGCAAACTGCGGGCCGCAGGGGCTCAGCTGGCGTGA
- a CDS encoding antibiotic biosynthesis monooxygenase — MSAAMVITIFHPTNDAPGFIDWVSEMRATATAATDFRTSVLGQPSLDWGIVVSFASEQALHDWLDGAARRAVLERGAGRGILRATADLVITEAHGVPSGVGIFRHTVSPGREGEFISAETQLAQASAHFGGFEGCCAFPPAEGGESISVLRFRTDHQLSTWLGSPERVEALGPLRSSLSAEFSVVSATTAFGTTVRTVNGRTAITPKWKTAMLILFVLYPTVMLLSRFMGPLLDGSGAPPWLALWLSQVVSVAALQWVLMPWAGRLFGIWLDPVDGAGARISALGAAVLAVGYLLTLGVFATVQWLQYWDYSR; from the coding sequence ATGAGCGCAGCCATGGTCATCACGATCTTTCACCCGACCAACGATGCCCCCGGCTTCATCGACTGGGTCTCCGAGATGCGGGCCACCGCCACCGCCGCCACCGATTTCCGGACCTCGGTGCTGGGGCAGCCCTCGCTCGACTGGGGGATCGTTGTCAGCTTCGCCAGCGAGCAGGCCCTGCACGACTGGCTGGACGGCGCGGCGCGACGGGCGGTGCTCGAACGCGGTGCGGGGCGCGGAATTCTGCGCGCCACCGCGGATCTGGTGATCACCGAAGCTCACGGTGTGCCCTCGGGTGTCGGCATCTTCCGGCACACGGTGTCGCCCGGTCGGGAAGGTGAATTCATCTCTGCCGAAACACAATTGGCACAAGCCAGCGCGCACTTCGGTGGCTTCGAGGGCTGCTGCGCTTTCCCGCCGGCCGAAGGCGGGGAGTCGATCTCGGTGTTGCGGTTCCGCACCGACCATCAGTTGTCGACGTGGCTGGGTTCCCCAGAACGCGTCGAGGCGCTCGGGCCGCTGCGTTCGAGTCTGAGCGCTGAATTCTCCGTCGTCTCGGCCACCACCGCGTTCGGTACCACGGTCCGCACCGTCAACGGGCGCACCGCGATCACCCCGAAATGGAAGACTGCGATGCTCATCCTGTTCGTGCTCTACCCGACGGTGATGCTGCTGTCGCGATTCATGGGTCCGCTGCTCGACGGTTCGGGTGCCCCGCCGTGGCTGGCGCTGTGGCTCAGTCAGGTCGTCAGCGTCGCGGCGCTGCAGTGGGTGCTGATGCCGTGGGCGGGTCGGCTCTTCGGCATCTGGCTGGACCCGGTGGACGGCGCGGGTGCGCGGATCAGCGCTCTGGGCGCCGCCGTGCTGGCCGTCGGCTACCTGCTGACCCTGGGCGTCTTCGCCACCGTGCAGTGGTTGCAGTACTGGGATTACTCCCGGTAG
- the nthB gene encoding nitrile hydratase subunit beta, giving the protein MHGPHDLGGRDGIGPVATEFLEPGIPDWRYPFEGRMHAVTAMAIAKGAFNLDEQRHGIELMKWSEYLDSTYYAHWLFSVEKLLNDKGYISHEEIDARMQELGTPSMTPHPQKPETLSPFAEQMIEILWKGTPHDLPADAPPRYAVGEKVCVRNINEVTHNRLPGYLNRAPGVIAKQYGAFHDPADSAHKQIDTPHQLYMVKFSSVDLWGDEAVEDFNLYADLFENYLEPA; this is encoded by the coding sequence ATGCACGGTCCACACGACCTGGGTGGACGCGACGGGATCGGACCCGTCGCCACCGAATTCCTCGAACCGGGAATCCCGGACTGGCGCTACCCGTTCGAGGGTCGGATGCACGCGGTGACCGCGATGGCCATCGCCAAGGGTGCGTTCAATCTCGACGAGCAGCGCCACGGTATCGAGCTGATGAAGTGGAGCGAGTACCTCGACTCCACCTACTACGCGCACTGGTTGTTCTCGGTGGAGAAGCTACTCAACGACAAGGGCTACATCTCCCACGAGGAGATCGACGCACGGATGCAGGAGCTGGGCACTCCGTCGATGACCCCGCACCCGCAGAAGCCGGAGACGCTCTCGCCGTTCGCCGAGCAGATGATCGAGATCCTGTGGAAGGGCACCCCACACGACCTGCCCGCCGACGCGCCTCCCCGCTACGCCGTCGGGGAGAAGGTGTGTGTGCGAAACATCAACGAGGTGACCCACAACCGGCTGCCCGGTTACCTGAACCGAGCGCCCGGCGTGATCGCCAAGCAGTACGGCGCTTTTCACGACCCCGCCGACAGCGCACACAAGCAGATCGACACTCCGCACCAGCTCTACATGGTCAAGTTCAGCTCGGTCGATCTGTGGGGTGACGAGGCGGTCGAAGACTTCAACCTGTACGCCGATCTGTTCGAGAACTACCTCGAACCGGCCTGA
- a CDS encoding aldose 1-epimerase, which produces MAQPPSVVLTDPASALTATFVPSAGMICTSLADGGVELLGQRRGLQAYLDNGKTMGIPILYPWANRLSTNTYDVGGGAVTLTPGVGGVRADERGLPIHGVLSAYPGWLVTEQSGNRLTADLDFGGQPRLLASFPFPHIVTLDITLADRALTVRTTVIATTVASVPLCFGFHPYFRIPEVPRAQWTLQTPPLRHLPVDDSGIPTGAAEQWGPFSEALGDTTFDDGFDGVEAGAVFTLSGGDRRIEIVFDHGYPAAQIFAPGGEDLVAIEPMAAPTNALRAGGYRSAVPGRPAVSTFTVRVR; this is translated from the coding sequence ATGGCCCAGCCGCCGTCCGTCGTCCTGACCGATCCCGCCTCGGCGCTCACCGCCACCTTCGTGCCGTCGGCCGGCATGATCTGCACCTCGCTTGCTGATGGCGGTGTGGAACTGCTGGGGCAGCGACGCGGGCTGCAGGCCTATCTGGACAACGGCAAGACGATGGGCATTCCCATCCTCTATCCGTGGGCAAACCGGTTGAGCACCAACACCTATGACGTGGGCGGTGGTGCGGTGACGCTGACCCCGGGAGTCGGTGGGGTGCGCGCCGATGAGCGCGGCCTACCGATCCACGGTGTGCTCTCGGCCTACCCGGGATGGCTGGTCACCGAGCAGAGCGGCAATCGGCTGACCGCGGACCTCGACTTCGGTGGACAGCCCCGGCTACTGGCCAGTTTCCCGTTCCCGCACATCGTCACGCTGGACATCACCCTGGCCGACCGCGCCCTGACGGTACGTACCACGGTCATCGCGACGACGGTGGCATCGGTGCCCTTGTGTTTCGGCTTCCACCCTTACTTCAGGATTCCCGAGGTTCCGCGGGCGCAGTGGACGCTGCAGACCCCGCCGTTGCGCCACCTGCCGGTAGACGACAGCGGCATTCCGACCGGGGCGGCCGAGCAGTGGGGCCCGTTCTCGGAGGCGTTGGGCGATACCACCTTCGACGACGGCTTCGACGGTGTCGAAGCGGGCGCGGTGTTCACGCTCTCGGGCGGAGACCGTCGGATCGAGATCGTCTTCGATCACGGCTACCCGGCGGCACAGATTTTCGCACCGGGTGGTGAGGACCTGGTCGCGATCGAGCCGATGGCGGCGCCGACCAATGCGCTACGCGCCGGCGGCTACCGCTCAGCGGTCCCCGGCCGGCCCGCAGTGTCCACGTTCACCGTCCGCGTGCGTTGA
- a CDS encoding FAD-binding oxidoreductase, with the protein MGLEDRDAVRVLHAALDPHSTGSAELIRRLYTRWFAIDPDVRDLFPPELHHQRAAFGQAMHWVFGEFVAQRAQAPVSFLAQLGRDHRKYGVTTHHYGTLRDAWYTTMRTHLIDDWTTAVDDAATQAINLIIGIMSGAADAEDGPPWWDGTVLEHHRVSRDLAVVRLHLDRPMPYHPGQYVNVQIPQWPRRWRYLSPAMPADPDGYIEFHVRSVLGGMVSNAIVSECRPGDRWRLSSPHGAMEVDRDGGDVLMVAGSTGLAPLRSIIMDLSRFGDNPRVHLFFGARYPCELYDLRTLWEIAATSPWLSVSPVSEYPADPPWAADYPDVQPPRGLHVRQTGRLPEVVTKYGGWGDRQILICGGAAMVHATRDALIAKGAPPDRIQHDPLSG; encoded by the coding sequence GTGGGCCTCGAGGACCGTGACGCCGTGCGGGTGCTGCACGCTGCCCTGGACCCGCACTCCACCGGCTCCGCCGAGCTGATCCGCCGGCTCTACACCCGCTGGTTCGCCATCGACCCCGACGTGCGGGATCTGTTCCCGCCCGAACTGCACCACCAGCGCGCCGCGTTCGGCCAGGCCATGCACTGGGTGTTCGGGGAGTTCGTGGCGCAGCGAGCCCAGGCGCCGGTGAGCTTCCTGGCCCAGCTCGGCCGTGACCACCGCAAATACGGCGTCACCACCCATCATTACGGCACCCTGCGCGACGCCTGGTACACCACGATGCGCACTCACCTCATCGACGACTGGACCACCGCCGTCGACGACGCCGCCACCCAGGCCATCAACCTGATCATCGGCATCATGTCGGGTGCCGCCGACGCCGAGGACGGTCCCCCCTGGTGGGACGGAACGGTCCTGGAACACCACCGCGTCTCACGTGACCTGGCCGTCGTCCGCCTCCACCTGGACCGGCCGATGCCCTACCACCCGGGCCAATACGTCAACGTGCAGATTCCGCAGTGGCCGCGGCGGTGGCGCTACCTGTCCCCCGCCATGCCGGCCGACCCGGACGGCTACATCGAGTTCCACGTCCGCTCCGTGCTCGGCGGGATGGTCAGCAACGCGATCGTCTCGGAGTGCCGGCCCGGGGACCGGTGGCGGCTGTCGAGCCCGCACGGCGCGATGGAGGTGGACCGCGACGGCGGCGACGTGTTGATGGTGGCCGGCAGCACCGGGCTGGCACCGCTGCGGTCGATCATCATGGACCTGTCCCGGTTCGGCGACAACCCCCGGGTGCACCTGTTCTTCGGCGCCCGGTACCCCTGCGAGTTGTACGACTTGCGCACCCTCTGGGAAATCGCCGCCACCAGCCCATGGCTGTCTGTCTCCCCGGTCTCGGAATACCCGGCCGACCCGCCGTGGGCGGCGGACTACCCCGACGTGCAACCGCCGCGCGGGCTGCACGTCCGCCAGACCGGCCGGCTTCCCGAGGTGGTGACCAAGTACGGCGGCTGGGGCGATCGGCAGATCCTCATCTGCGGTGGTGCCGCCATGGTGCACGCCACCCGCGACGCCCTGATCGCCAAGGGAGCACCGCCGGATCGCATCCAGCACGACCCGCTCTCGGGTTGA